A window of the Vigna angularis cultivar LongXiaoDou No.4 chromosome 3, ASM1680809v1, whole genome shotgun sequence genome harbors these coding sequences:
- the LOC108324380 gene encoding nuclear transcription factor Y subunit C-2: MEQNQHGQPGRGIGSAPAQEAHNKNHYQSKPTNPPIQTVGPSVPSPYPGEHHSALGRMHRQQQQQDQLEEKVKCFWAQQLKEIEERTDLRNRHSIPLSRVKKIMKSDADVKLVSAEAPVVFAKACELFIMELTMKAWANAEDNNRSTIKKSDVASAIARTDVFDFLEDIAPIPRVHKNTMMHPLLPGNAPTPTENVPYMPPPQHVASPPPPYVAATTLHQIPHALQTYPLAPSSTVPPNQQNPSPTSDD, from the coding sequence ATGGAGCAAAACCAGCATGGTCAACCAGGAAGAGGAATTGGTTCTGCTCCTGCGCAAGAAGCACATAACAAGAACCATTATCAGTCCAAACCTACCAATCCTCCTATTCAGACTGTTGGTCCTTCTGTTCCTTCACCCTACCCAGGAGAGCATCACTCTGCTCTCGGACGCATGCACCGACAACAGCAACAACAGGATCAGTTGGAGGAAAAAGTAAAGTGCTTTTGGGCACAACAACTGAAGGAAATTGAGGAGAGAACTGATTTAAGGAATCGACACAGTATACCTCTGTCGAGGGTTAAGAAGATCATGAAGAGTGATGCAGATGTGAAGTTGGTTTCAGCTGAGGCTCCTGTGGTGTTTGCCAAGGCCTGTGAACTGTTCATAATGGAGCTCACAATGAAAGCTTGGGCTAACGCCGAGGACAACAATAGGAGTACAATCAAGAAGTCTGACGTTGCATCTGCAATTGCCAGGACTGATGTGTTTGATTTTCTTGAGGATATTGCCCCCATTCCTAGGGTTCACAAAAACACAATGATGCATCCATTGCTTCCAGGCAATGCTCCAACACCAACTGAGAATGTTCCTTATATGCCACCTCCTCAACATGTTGCAAGCCCACCACCACCTTATGTTGCAGCTACAACTCTTCATCAAATTCCTCACGCGTTGCAAACCTATCCTCTCGCTCCAAGTTCAACTGTCCCCCCCAATCAGCAAAACCCTTCTCCTACTTCAGATGattga
- the LOC108324379 gene encoding nuclear transcription factor Y subunit C-3, with protein sequence MDQNQRREAGKRIGGAPAQADGGKKQAVGVPVASPYAGGYRYDRQCIYQRQQEQLQQRVKTFWERQMKEIKESSDLKNNLPLSRIKKIMKFDEDVKMVSSEATMLLGKACELFIMELTMRSWAHVEDDKRKIIQKTDVASAISMNDMFDFLVDVVPRDDTVPVMAGQQVLPAPNQNAPCPYMSLPPPPPPQYAAPTTAPGNASSSSAANPFYFNFNPTPDEQGPSNSNHR encoded by the coding sequence ATGGATCAAAACCAGCGACGTGAAGCAGGAAAAAGAATTGGTGGAGCTCCAGCACAGGCAGATGGAGGCAAGAAACAGGCAGTTGGTGTTCCTGTAGCTTCACCCTATGCTGGAGGGTATCGCTATGATCGGCAATGCATATACCAGCGGCAGCAAGAACAGTTGCAGCAACGGGTAAAAACCTTCTGGGAAAGACAGATGAAGGAAATTAAAGAGAGCAGTGATTTGAAGAACAACTTGCCTCTGTCGAGGATTAAGAAGATCATGAAGTTTGATGAAGATGTGAAGATGGTATCAAGTGAGGCTACTATGCTGTTAGGCAAGGCTTGTGAACTGTTCATAATGGAGCTCACAATGAGATCTTGGGCTCACGTGGAGGATGACAAAAGGAAGATAATTCAGAAGACTGATGTTGCATCTGCAATCTCAATGAATGATATGTTTGATTTTCTTGTTGATGTTGTTCCCAGGGATGACACTGTCCCAGTCATGGCGGGACAGCAGGTGCTTCCGGCGCCAAATCAGAATGCTCCTTGCCCTTATATGTcacttccaccaccaccaccaccacagtATGCTGCTCCGACAACTGCTCCTGGgaatgcttcttcttcatccgcTGCAAATCCATTCTATTTCAACTTCAATCCCACCCCAGATGAACAAGGCCCTTCCAATTCCAATCATCGTTGA